The segment aagactaaatgtggctcaacaaagatggctaagacagattttaggagtcagttatagagatcgggtctcaatcaaggaactCCTATGCCGAACTAGGAGTTGACtctttagtaaggttgtgacagagcggcACATGAGgcttgcgggacatgttctccgacaaaataaataatgcatAATTAAGAGTTGTGAttacatggaggccattacgaggaaagcgcaaacagggacatcctagaaCAACTAGGCGCGGcattttcatggaggtcctggtgggaagaggctttagacGTTGCCGGTGACACATTTTTGTAGAAGctgcttgccgcccaatgcatcgaacgacgcgggaggatctaagtcagaaTAGCACATAataatgtttttgaaataaaactttttaatagtaggataatgcactgtagatacctcagaatatgcattttgttggctttcaataccggaaatagtgcttggcggcggggctccgccccatGCTTGAGGAGCTCACAGCGcttccccagacccctttgctggcaatggcggggagtctacagtTTTTCCTCTAActtcaggaagaacctattctagggtacagtAAAAGTCTTCTGagagaatgaagggtcagaatgttgtaaaaatttaattatgtacacacgcacacaattatttttttgccTCCATCCTGGCTACTCCCAATGTGTGTTAGTGCTTGTGAAATCCTTTTTATCTCAACTAGTTTTATAAAAATGGAGGCTATTCTTACTTATTAGCACCTGGCTTataactctagaaaaaaaataaaacaagtttttaaattcattttttttttctgcagggAGAGTGTCAAAATCTTCCTCCCGCTGTTGTTTTTCAAACATATAATTCAGCAAGAGTCCATTGTCTTGGCTATGTGGTCATGTAGTGGGTAACATTATGGTCATGTAGTGGGTAACATACATTCATATTTCACTAGACATTAGCTCAGAATTTCCATGGGCTGGTACAGTCAGCACATTCTATGTCTTGTATCAACTGTCTCATCTCAAGTGAACTATGGTCATTTGTCTCCACGAAGGTGTAGTCACAGTCCATGCAAATAACAAAAAGTGTTTGTTTTGAAGACAGTTGGCATGGTTTGTCtgcttaaagaaagaaaaaaaaaactgttcacAATTTTCTTGACATCAAACTAAATGTCTGATATAGATCATAAGGTTAATGATTTCTTTGTCTCTACATAAAAGTTTCAGTAGCTCTACATGTTATTTATAACCTGCAAACACCAATTAAAGAATTCAATTTAACATTTTTGCTGTCCgtagacaaaaaaaacactttattttgtttttaacaatgATACTGAAATTTTTTCTACAAGTCTGATCATGATTGTCCCTTATTGGTTAGTTCAAGGTCATTGTTATGAATGGAATTTAATGGTAGCTGTGACTCTTGGCTGGAAGGGAATTGTGCATTCTTTTACATCTTGTTTTCTTAAAGACTGTGGGGATTTCCCTTCCCTAGCTGGTCTTCATTGGTTTCAACTTGACCTAGTAAATTTAAGGTTGTACTATTCCTGAGTTCTTGGGGTTTTTTTATGCTATGATGGCGTGTCTGGAAGGAAAAGGTTGCTCATTGGATAATTGGAACTGTGAAAGCCAAAATATTTTGAtctgtattatttttaaagatcaGCTTTAgttaatatatttcttttaccattTCTTATTCTAGGGAGCGGTTACTTTGTGGTTACGCCAGACACCAACAGGTTACAGTCTAACAGTAATTCCTCCTACCTGCCAACCAATGCATCATGGTTACCCTACCATCCCATGTATGTTCCTGTCTTTCAAGGTCAGGTGGGACAACAGCCTCCAATGTTACCATCAAGGGCTCATATGAGGTCCATATCTTGCCAGGTATGTCTACCTCATCTAATAcataatagtcagtaatttttcCTTTCAAGACCTagagatgcttttttttttttaaacactacaCTTTGTGTGCCATTGAATGAGGTTCTAACTAAgccaaaagacagaggaatggagaaagacggttgacaaatcttgcatggtggtCCAACAGATACATAGGTATAGGTAAAAAATAGAGACTAGTACAATGTACTTTCCTCTATCCACAAATTGCTAGATAacttttaatgattttgttCACCATTAAAAGAATTTCCTTAACCTTCAAGATACTTGTCTTTATTATTGTTAAGCTCCAAACACAGTATTTCACATACACACCTCTGAATTATTATTACAGTACATGAATAGAAATACTATACTGTTTGAAAATGTTGAGTATAATTCAAAAGAAGTACATATAAGGTTGTCTCATTGATTTTACACACAGAGTCTTATAGGATTGCCATTTCTCAATGCTGTCATCAATTTTCTGAATTACTTTTGTATAGAGCAACTTTCATATATACACATGCTCAGTGTGCTGTTTtccaatcttttatttttttggacCTGTGGGGAGAGGGATTATATgtgagaaggtttccatgctacATTAAGACACTCAACAAACACAACTCAAACTTGAACCCCTTCCCCCTTGATAAGCAGCCAAGCAGTTTAGGCTATGCTAAATAGCTTCTCAAAATCATTATCCTCCATTGTCTCCGATTATTTGGTAGCAGAAGACCAATGTCAGATTTGAATAGCTTTTATTTGGTAGCAGAAGAGCAATGTCATATTTGAATAGCTTTTATTTGGTAGCAGAAGAGCAATGTCAGATTTGAATAGCTTTTGTTTGGTAGCAGAAGAGCAATGTCAGATTTGAATAGCTTTTATTTGGTAGCAGAAGAGCAATGTCAGATTTGAATAGCTTTTATTTGGTAGCAGAAAAAATGTCAGATTTGAATAGCTTTTATTTGGTAGCAGAAGAGCAATGTCAGATTTGAATAGCTTTTATTTGGTAGCAGAAGAGCAATGTCAGATTTGAATAGCTTTTATTTGGTAGCAGAAGAGCAATGTCAGATTTGAATAGCTTTTATTTGGTAGCTGAAGAGCAATGTCAGATTTGAATAGCTTTTATTTGGTAGCAGAAGAGCAATGTCAGATTTGAATAGCTTTTATTTGGTAGCAGAAGAGCAATGTCAGATTTGAATAgcttttatttgtatttgtaattgatTGGGCACAACTTTTCCAGGTGACTACAATTGAAGAATCTTCAGATGAAGAGGAACTTCCAcgtgaaaagttaaaaaatggaTCAACTGGTAAATCTTCCAGAGCCAGCAGCCTGGGCAGAACTAAAGAGGAGAAGAAAGTTGTCAAGTCAAAGTCTGATGAGGGTGTAGAATTGAAGAGATCCTCATCCATCAAATACAAAGGAGATAAAGGGAGTAAGATGGTGAAAGATGTCAACCTTAATGTCAAATCTAACAACATCAACCaagaaaaggaaaaaggtgaatctattattattattattatttagccAGCAATTTATTGCCTACCATATATATTGGCCTTTCGATATTTTTTATCATGTTTAGTCATTAAGAGGACTGATTTGTGGGCTTTCAAAAAATGACAAACTGTTTAgctttttcaatatttatttcaaaatatcatTTCAGTAAGTGTTGAATTAATTTGtgtattttatgtttatttttcagGGGAAAAAACTTcaattttttctaaaatatttggaagaaaaaagagagataaagataaGGATAAACTTCTTATGCCTCCACCTCCTGTACCTCCTTTACGTCCATCCACTGTGACGGAGGTGAGCAATGAAGGGAAAGAGCCTAAAGAGAAAGAATATGCTACATTCTCAGCTCAGTTTCCTCCCCCTGAATGGCTTTGGTACCAGCAGCAGCTTGATAAACAGAAGCGGACTGAGTCATGGGTCTCTGTGGTCACTCAGCAGACCACCAGGATATCTTCTGCCCCATATGTCTCTAAAGTCACCACTCTGCCCCCAAGTGGAGCACGCCCAGTCAATGATCAACGCTATCAGAGTACCAAGAAGTTGCAAGTCCTTCCTCAAAATGTTGACTACATGGCGATGAATGCTATAACTAAAGTAAAGGATAAAAAGCAGGTTACAGAAGTAGCGACACATGAAAGTGACTTTGTTAAACCAAGGCCACTACGGCCTGACAATCTTTATGATAGCTTCAGGAATTCCAGACATCAGCCCAGAAAATTCAGGGATTTGGAGGAGGGCAGTAAGCATCCAACTGATTATGATGTGGTAAACCCTGCGGACATTACCCCCTTTCAGAATTCCAACGTTTATCATTCAGTATCAGCATTGTCGCCTGTGGCCCACCTTAGTGATGAGAGCACTTATGCAAAACTGATTGAGCAGCCAAAACTTGGGCCTATGCACTCAACACCTCGCTACGAGGGACAAAATGATAGGACAAATTATAGGGTGGAGGGTCATGAAGCCAGGGACAGAATTTACGGGCCGCCACACTTACCTCATAGAAGAAGGTCTCACAGGTCACGAAAGCGGACACATAAAATTTATAGCTATTATGGACAAGGTGATGACATCAGCTATGAATATAAAGGTCGTCTTCCTAACAAAAACTCTTCAACATTGCAATCTAGAGACAGTGGTGTTAACTGTGTAGGTCTTGCTGCTgcagaaaataaagacaaacgCTTTGGGGGCCCAGTCTATGAAAATACCACTTCCAAACAGTATAGAGATTTACCTGCAAGAAATATAGCCAACCAAAGCCGTGTACATTTTGAAGATAGCCAAAATAGCACTAATCAAAATGCTCACTTTACTACAGATCCAGCACTGTGTTCAGTTGTCTATCAGGGGGATATGACCAACCCAGCAGCCTATAATTCTGTTGTGTATGGAAGTAATGTGACAGACATGGTTGTGGGATCTTCTGTCATGTATCACACTATCACTAACTCTAATCTAGAGAACTCTGACTTGCCAGTCCCTCAAAACTCACTTCCCAGTATTTATTATGACAATGCTGCTTTCGGTCCTAAGATAATGAGCCTCAGATCCGACATCAACCCCAAGACTGTTGTTGATGATCATGTGAATAAGTTAGAATCTGTTCTTGAAATAGGATCTCCATCTGCCAGAGAAATTTCTGGATCTTCAGGGGGTATGATAGAGCTTGCAGATGCCCATGATAGAACAGAAATTGATATTGGTAATAAGCATTATGTTGAAATAGTGGAAGTTGTAGATGATTATGAGTCAGAGGAGGAAAGTGATGAGAGTGACGATGATCATGTTAACAGTGTGGAGCCTCATGTACAGATAGAGCACCATGCTATTCAACCTCAGCCACATGCTCTTAAGAAAGAAGATGTGATGGCCAAAAATGGAGTGGACAATTTAGTTTCAGATAGTGGCTTCAGTTCACCCAGAAACCCAGAATCTGGAGCTGACAAAAGAGCTCAAACACTGGGCCAGTCCAGATCTGCAAATGATGCACTAGTGCATGGAGGTGACAGCAGTAGTGATGCTCAACTGAGCCAACCAGATAACAGTACCAACAGCAGTGCTGCTCAGCAAAGTGGTTCAGCTAGTAGTGGACTGCAGGCCAGCAGTGATGTCATCATGGCTACTAGCAGTGAACAACACAGTGGCTCCACCACTGATAATGCTGAAGCTACTGCTGTCTCTCCAGTTGAAAACCTTCATCAGAATGACCCCTCTAGACCTATTTTAAGGGTGAAACAAAGTCATTCTGCCAATTCCATCAAATCTTTCAACAACCCTCAGCATTCTCATCACCTTTATCCTCAGCTTCCATCGCAGCCACTGCAATCGGCTTTCATACATCCCTATCAACCGGCTGCCAAAATGGTGCCTCACCCAGAtgtatataataacaataacacagcCAGCGTTGTATATTCAGATCATAGCCGTCCATTTCATGCCCCACTTCACCCCCCTACCACTAGTCTGCTCAATAACCAAAAGCCAGTGGCTTTTAAATCAAAACGTATAGAGCGTCCACGGTCTGTAGACTTATGGAGAAACCCACCAAATGAACTCCACAAGTTTGAGGAAGAGCAGTTGAACAAAAAATATGGTGTCAATGGTGAATTTGAAGTAATGGGAGTATTGTAACATAAAATTGTTTGCCCTGTAACATTGCTCATTTGTCACAGCTTGTGAAGGTTGCTCTCAATTTCCCAGGTGCTAATATTTTTATAGCATACATTTTTCAATGTgcacaaaatgtttttatgttaCTTTGTTTCATTTAGTTCCacaaattttgaattttaaagaaattttttatacatttttttcagcTCCAGACTGTTAGGAGGGGGTGGAAATAAATTGAACCTCTTTTAATGGCAGTATATCTTCTTTTAatggaagaaaacaaaacattctttaCATATCAATTTACcaaaatcatttttatgtttt is part of the Biomphalaria glabrata chromosome 2, xgBioGlab47.1, whole genome shotgun sequence genome and harbors:
- the LOC106071218 gene encoding uncharacterized protein LOC106071218; amino-acid sequence: MSHKHIREENKINSSSKNLPVVSKCLAIVLVPKSRGNSGNVLDNDETHIDSSDGNVVQSSEVQKALSPSGYNGKELLQDFKIRNKTCYWNPSLVESIKSLEYKGFVEPSTILVTGEDIHLENLRSAWGRRVLKAPGGFTIDRIGDVNGIQMQVIPQTQFMPLPDALCSIIMDLNMRRIVATLDVIYEKLSHWYKDMTVPSQQLVFETLGNLIKDRKVFHTGSGYFVVTPDTNRLQSNSNSSYLPTNASWLPYHPMYVPVFQGQVGQQPPMLPSRAHMRSISCQVTTIEESSDEEELPREKLKNGSTGKSSRASSLGRTKEEKKVVKSKSDEGVELKRSSSIKYKGDKGSKMVKDVNLNVKSNNINQEKEKGEKTSIFSKIFGRKKRDKDKDKLLMPPPPVPPLRPSTVTEVSNEGKEPKEKEYATFSAQFPPPEWLWYQQQLDKQKRTESWVSVVTQQTTRISSAPYVSKVTTLPPSGARPVNDQRYQSTKKLQVLPQNVDYMAMNAITKVKDKKQVTEVATHESDFVKPRPLRPDNLYDSFRNSRHQPRKFRDLEEGSKHPTDYDVVNPADITPFQNSNVYHSVSALSPVAHLSDESTYAKLIEQPKLGPMHSTPRYEGQNDRTNYRVEGHEARDRIYGPPHLPHRRRSHRSRKRTHKIYSYYGQGDDISYEYKGRLPNKNSSTLQSRDSGVNCVGLAAAENKDKRFGGPVYENTTSKQYRDLPARNIANQSRVHFEDSQNSTNQNAHFTTDPALCSVVYQGDMTNPAAYNSVVYGSNVTDMVVGSSVMYHTITNSNLENSDLPVPQNSLPSIYYDNAAFGPKIMSLRSDINPKTVVDDHVNKLESVLEIGSPSAREISGSSGGMIELADAHDRTEIDIGNKHYVEIVEVVDDYESEEESDESDDDHVNSVEPHVQIEHHAIQPQPHALKKEDVMAKNGVDNLVSDSGFSSPRNPESGADKRAQTLGQSRSANDALVHGGDSSSDAQLSQPDNSTNSSAAQQSGSASSGLQASSDVIMATSSEQHSGSTTDNAEATAVSPVENLHQNDPSRPILRVKQSHSANSIKSFNNPQHSHHLYPQLPSQPLQSAFIHPYQPAAKMVPHPDVYNNNNTASVVYSDHSRPFHAPLHPPTTSLLNNQKPVAFKSKRIERPRSVDLWRNPPNELHKFEEEQLNKKYGVNGEFEVMGVL